One Glycine max cultivar Williams 82 chromosome 6, Glycine_max_v4.0, whole genome shotgun sequence DNA segment encodes these proteins:
- the LOC100804396 gene encoding protein RADIALIS-like 1 — translation MASSSMSSTGSWSAKDNKAFERALAVYDKDTPDRWYNVAKAVGGGKTPEEVKRHYELLLRDVRHIESGQVPFPYKQNGGSQEEKRLRNMKLQ, via the exons ATGGCATCTAGCTCAATGTCATCCACTGGCTCATGGAGTGCCAAGGACAACAAAGCCTTTGAAAGGGCTCTAGCTGTGTATGACAAGGACACGCCGGACCGTTGGTACAATGTTGCTAAGGCTGTTGGTGGTGGGAAGACTCCTGAGGAAGTCAAGAGGCACTATGAACTCCTCCTTAGGGATGTTAGGCACATTGAATCAGGGCAAGTGCCATTCCCATACAAGCAAAATGGAGGGTCTCAAGAGGAGAAAAG GCTGAGAAACATGAAGCTCCAGTAA
- the LOC100804928 gene encoding probable choline kinase 2 yields MGAAEDLVNSTPGAAESKANHTPGPSENPIKDNTSTSENPVKDKALGAEIPEAGGAENPGSDQKNVEQNPASEQVSIAENMVNDQAGVTDNTAKEQVAGSAEDPTKNQAAGGAEDPPKDQVAGGAENPLNDLIDLAQNPDSEQAGSEENLLNNQAGGVENSAKNHAAAGAGDPPNDQAADGSENSAKNISARSAGDPPHDQTADGIENSLSNQSEATEKLVNDEQGPAESFVEDEVHVIETPEKCQKYGVETPISSKAERLPEEAKEILKSLASKWEDVFDANALQVIPLKGAMTNEVFQIKWPTTTGELSRKVLVRMYGEGVDVFFNRDNEIQTFEFMSKNGQGPRLLGRFMNGRVEEFIHARTLSASDLRDPSISALIATKMKEFHDLDMPGEKKVHLWDRLRNWFSEAKRLSSPKEFEAFYLDTIDKEISILEKELSGPHQRIGFCHNDLQYGNIMLDEETNSVTIIDYEYASYNPVAFDIANHFCEMAANYHTEEPHILDYNKYPDFEERQRFVQAYLSTSGEQLSNSEVEQLLQEIEKYTLANHLFWGVWGIISAQVNTIDFDYKEYAKQRFQEYWARKPYLLINSEAPSPYNVPEGTGELASALPTKSKNSGIFRKMKRVLGLGLFKSKS; encoded by the exons ATGGGTGCAGCAGAAGATCTTGTGAACAGCACACCGGGTGCAGCAGAAAGTAAGGCAAACCACACCCCAGGTCCTTCAGAAAATCCAATAAAGGACAACACCAGTACTTCAGAAAATCCTGTAAAGGACAAAGCACTAGGTGCAGAAATTCCTGAAGCTGGAGGTGCTGAAAATCCTGGAAGtgaccaaaaaaatgttgaacaaaATCCTGCAAGTGAGCAAGTCAGTATTGCAGAAAATATGGTAAATGACCAAGCAGGTGTCACAGATAATACTGCAAAGGAGCAGGTAGCAGGTAGTGCAGAGGATCCGACAAAGAACCAAGCAGCGGGTGGTGCAGAAGATCCCCCAAAGGACCAAGTGGCAGGTGGTGCAGAAAATCCTTTAAATGACCTGATAGATCTTGCACAAAATCCTGATAGTGAACAAGCAGGTAGTGAGGAAAATCTGTTAAACAACCAAGCAGGTGGTGTAGAAAATTCTGCAAAGAACCATGCAGCAGCTGGTGCAGGAGATCCTCCAAATGACCAAGCAGCAGATGGTTCAGAGAATTCCGCAAAAAACATATCAGCACGTAGTGCAGGAGATCCTCCACATGACCAAACAGCAGATGGTATAGAAAATTCTTTAAGCAACCAATCAGAAGCTACAGAGAAACTTGTAAATGATGAACAGGGTCCTGCAGAAAGTTTTGTAGAAGATGAAGTACATGTTATTGAAACGCCTGAAAAGTGCCAAAAATATGGTGTTGAGACCCCTATAAGCAGCAAAGCAGAACGCCTCCCAGAAGAAGCAAAAGAGATACTGAAATCATTGGCAAGTAAATGGGAGGATGTATTTGATGCAAATGCATTGCAGGTGATCCCTCTCAAAGGGGCAATGACCAATGAGGTATTCCAGATAAAGTGGCCAACTACGACAGGGGAATTGTCACGAAAGGTTCTTGTTAGAATGTATGGTGAGGGTGTGGACGTGTTCTTTAATAGAGATAATGAGATCCAAACATTTGAATTCATGTCAAAGAATGGGCAAGGTCCTCGTCTACTAGGACGATTTATGAATGGCCGTGTTGAAGAGTTTATCCATGCACGG ACATTATCAGCATCCGATCTACGTGATCCATCTATTTCTGCTCTTATAGCGACCAAAATGAAGGAATTCCATGATCTAGATATGCCTGGTGAAAAGAAAGTCCATCTTTGGGATAGATTGCG AAATTGGTTTAGTGAAGCCAAACGCTTATCGTCACCTAAAGAATTTGAAGCTTTTTATTTGGACACAATCGACAAAGAAATCTCTATTTTGGAAAAGGAACTATCAGGCCCACACCAACGAATAGGATTTTGCCACAATGATTTACAATATGGTAACATAATGCTTGATGAAGAGACCAATTCTGTGACCATCATA GACTATGAATATGCTAGTTATAATCCTGTGGCATTTGATATAGCAAACCACTTCTGTGAGATGGCTGCTAACTATCACACAGAAGAGCCTCATATCCTTGACTACAATAAATATCCTG ATTTTGAGGAGCGTCAAAGATTTGTGCAGGCATATTTGAGTACCTCTG GTGAGCAGCTGAGTAACAGTGAAGTGGAGCAGCTACTTCAAGAAATTGAGAAGTATACACTTGCAAATCATCTATTCTGGGGCGTTTGGGGAATAATTTCG GCACAAGTGAACACTATCGACTTTGACTACAAGGAGTATGCTAAACAGAGGTTTCAAGAGTACTGGGCAAGGAAACCTTATCTTTTAATAAACTCTGAAGCACCTTCTCCTTATAATGTGCCTGAGGGTACAG GAGAGCTAGCCTCAGCATTGCCCACCAAATCGAAGAACTCTGGTATCTTTAGGAAGATGAAGAGAGTTTTGGGTCTCGGTTTGTTCAAGTCTAAGAGCTAG
- the LOC100797289 gene encoding putative RING-H2 finger protein ATL69, whose amino-acid sequence MFTPAPPPSAVTATEGLGYGIAIAVSILVLISTIMLASYACVRIKANVIIITRHRHNHSINNNNNNNNNSSFRDASDGPGVVVLGMEKPAIETCYGPKIVIGESKRLSRPSDQGPCAICLSEYLPKETIRCVPECRHCFHAECIDEWLKMSATCPLCRNSPVPSPLPTPAATPLSELVPLAFDAR is encoded by the coding sequence atgttcACGCCGGCTCCTCCACCCTCCGCCGTCACCGCCACCGAGGGACTCGGCTACGGCATTGCCATCGCCGTGAGCATCCTGGTCCTCATCTCCACCATCATGCTCGCCTCCTACGCCTGCGTCCGAATCAAAGCCAACGTCATCATCATCACTCGCCACCGTCACAACCACAGcatcaacaacaataataataataataacaatagtaGTTTTCGTGACGCCTCGGATGGGCCTGGCGTTGTGGTCCTGGGCATGGAGAAGCCCGCCATCGAGACCTGCTACGGGCCCAAGATCGTGATCGGAGAGAGCAAACGCCTGTCCAGGCCCAGCGACCAGGGCCCGTGCGCGATTTGCCTGAGCGAGTATCTTCCCAAGGAGACCATACGGTGCGTTCCGGAGTGCCGCCACTGCTTCCACGCTGAGTGCATCGATGAGTGGCTCAAGATGAGTGCCACGTGTCCCCTCTGCCGGAACTCCCCTGTGCCCTCGCCGCTGCCGACGCCGGCCGCCACGCCGCTGTCGGAGCTCGTTCCGCTGGCTTTCGACGCCAGGTGA
- the LOC100805468 gene encoding 50S ribosomal protein L18, translated as MLLLIRRSCYWVLRNMLKQVIGRICRTDVYACEGNRVLPWIYVPSCFFHHGQAHMAPRSFFGVEDFLDDDNSRPYTYQKGKKSKNPNKHISFKQRTIAYMEPFTLDVFISKRFVSASLTHRVTSKQVAVAGTNSKDIKAVLRSRSDIPACIAIGRILAERAKEADVYTGSYTPRDRDKFEGKIRAVVQSLIDNGIDIKVYLD; from the exons ATGCTTCTACTAATAAGGAGGAGTTGTTATTGGGTTCTGAGAAACATGTTGAAACAAGTAATTGGCAGAATCTGTAGAACCGATGTTTATGCTTGTGAAGGAAACAGAGTTTTGCCTTGGATTTATGTGCCTTCATGCTTTTTCCACCATGGACAA GCGCACATGGCACCTAGAAGCTTTTTTGGGGTAGAGGATTTCCTTGACGATGACAATAGCCGACCTTACACATACCAAAAAGGGAAGAAGTCAAAGAATCCCAATAAGCACATATCATTCAAACAAAGAACAATTGCCTACATGGAGCCTTTTACACTTGATGTGTTTATCTCGAAACGTTTTGTATCAGCTTCACTCACTCATAGGGTAACAAGCAAACAGGTTGCAGTTGCCGGGACCAACTCCAAGGACATAAAAGCTGTTCTTAGGTCTCGTTCCGACATACCGGCATGCATAGCCATTGGTAGGATTTTAGCTGAAAGAGCAAAAGAAGCTGATGTTTACACTGGTTCTTATACTCCAAGGGATAGGGACAAGTTTGAAGGGAAAATCAGAGCTGTAGTTCAATCACTTATTGATAATGGGATTGATATCAAGgtttatcttgattga
- the LOC100797837 gene encoding nipped-B-like protein, giving the protein MDQEDNKMDTVNPHEMSSNPLSLEKDEIMGTENPLSSGKDDVMGTKNPPEVSSNSLSSAKDGMVDTANPTKVLSNPTLSVKDNMMGTEIHPSSGKNGEMCAENPPEVSSNSPSSGRDSLMGTENPTEVFSNPLSSRKDDMMSSENLPEVTSDHTTSRKEDGKKETDSPEGSSKPELSDKNTPQSLKVKSKIVKKSQTVKLKAKKKNGSQQICGKRVMSSKEVVDNSENCHIADEKQISDDSELKETNDEPPKGKSEEAENKMKGSQNTCTGNKSPIEELDGIQLKDTDPPEGFSKPELSDKNTLKSLKENSNIVKKSQAVKVKAKKYHGSQQVHGKKRIVTSKKVVDNAESCHNADEKQISDNGELKETNDEAPKGKWEEVENKIKESQNTSISDKSPKEESNGSQLKDTDPPDGSSKAELSDKNTPQPLKAKSKIVKKSRAGKLKAKMNNGPQQIRGKRGIRRTSKKVDNSESCHNADEKQILDNSQLKETNDGPPKEKSQEAENKVKGSQNRSTSGKSPREMSQQAQKDKTSQLDKTEQKQKSKEKHRKLSKGSMIRKNKDKSSGMERNQLKGKKGEKLGGFIFLCNAKTKPDCFRYHVMGVSAGKKDDVLQIKPGLKLFLYDFDLKLLYGIYKASCSGGMKLEPKAFSGKFPAQVRFKIASDCFPIPESIFKKAIKDNYNEKHKFRTELTVRQVRKLTQLFRPVGIHSAVHPVHSQPKVIIQEREIRSAVQPVHSQPKVIIRERESSDSVRGSWTHLQRESYNVRSINRDQFDRREEIADDLFRVEIPHDLFRMEGYTPSHLPRDRRNVATTSHVNPLLEYYEGDYQPYHLDRGYPRNVSAHVESLRTDPLYLDDSWDPYHAYHRGVSARDAYFAPLSREEISPNSYLAGGRPFVGTDNLPRREAVQDRHYPIYSAPDALSDHHRMRPYHGDKFEASRGPVSSRYSFAGPSFHRQ; this is encoded by the exons ATGGATCAAGAAGACAACAAGATGGACACTGTGAATCCTCATGAAATGTCTTCTAATCCTTTGTCATTAGAAAAAGATGAGATAATGGGCACTGAGAATCCTCTGTCATCAGGAAAAGATGATGTGATGGGTACCAAGAATCCTCCAGAAGTGTCTTCTAATTCTCTGTCATCAGCAAAAGATGGTATGGTGGACACTGCAAATCCTACTAAAGTTCTTTCTAATCCTACGCTTTCGGTAAAAGATAATATGATGGGCACTGAGATTCATCCGTCATCAGGAAAAAATGGTGAGATGTGTGCTGAGAATCCTCCTGAAGTGTCTTCTAATTCTCCATCATCAGGAAGAGATAGTTTGATGGGCACTGAGAATCCTACTGAAGTGTTTTCTAATCCTCTGTCATCCCGAAAGGATGACATGATGAGCAGTGAGAATCTTCCTGAAGTGACTTCTGACCATACTACTTCTAGAAAAgaagatggaaagaaggaaactgATTCTCCTGAAGGATCTAGTAAACCAGAGTTGAGTGACAAGAATACTCCACAATCTTTGAAGGTGAAATCTAAAATTGTTAAGAAATCTCAAACTGTTAAACTTAAGGCCAAGAAGAAAAATGGTTCTCAACAAATTTGTGGGAAAAGAGTTATGAGTTCAAAAGAAGTGGTGGACAATTCTGAAAATTGTCACATTGCAGATGAGAAACAAATTTCAGACGATAGTGAGCTGAAGGAAACTAATGATGAGCCACCTAAGGGGAAGAGTGAAGAggctgaaaataaaatgaaaggtaGTCAAAATACATGCACCGGTAACAAAAGTCCTATTGAAGAGTTAGATGGTATCCAACTGAAGGATACTGATCCTCCTGAAGGATTTAGTAAACCTGAGTTGAGTGACAAGAATACTCTAAAATCATTGAAGGAAAATTCTAACATTGTTAAGAAATCTCAAGCTGTTAAAGTTAAGGCCAAGAAGTACCATGGTTCTCAACAAGTTCATGGGAAAAAAAGAATTGTGACTTCAAAAAAAGTGGTGGACAATGCTGAAAGTTGTCACAATGCAGATGAGAAACAAATTTCAGACAACGGTGAGCTGAAGGAAACTAATGATGAAGCACCTAAGGGGAAGTGGGAGGaggttgaaaataaaataaaagaaagccaaAATACGAGTATTAGTGACAAAAGTCCTAAGGAAGAGTCAAACGGTAGCCAGCTGAAGGATACTGATCCTCCTGATGGATCTAGTAAAGCAGAGTTGAGTGACAAGAATACTCCACAGCCATTGAAGGCCAAATCTAAAATTGTTAAGAAATCTCGGGCTGGTAAACTTAAGGCTAAGATGAACAATGGTCCTCAACAGATTCGTGGGAAAAGAGGAATTAGGAGGACTTCAAAGAAAGTGGACAATAGTGAAAGTTGTCATAATGCAGATGAGAAACAAATTTTAGACAATAGCCAGTTGAAGGAAACTAATGATGGACCACCTAAGGAGAAGAGTCAGGAGGCTGAAAATAAAGTGAAAGGAAGTCAAAACAGGAGCACCAGTGGCAAAAGTCCTAGGGAGATGAGCCAGcaggctcaaaaagataaaactagTCAGTTGGATAAGACTGAACAGAAACAAAAGAGTAAAGAGAAGCATAGGAAGTTAAGCAAGGGTTCTATGAttagaaaaaacaaagataagagTAGTGGCATGGAAAGGAATCAATTAAAAGGCAAGAAGGGTGAAAAACTTGGTGGTTTTATCTTTCTGTGCAATGCAAAGACGAAGCCTGATTGTTTCCGCTATCACGTCATGGGTGTTTCAGCTGGTAAAAAGGATGATGTTTTACAAATCAAACCTGGGCTTAAgctttttctttatgattttgATCTGAAGCTATTGTATGGTATTTACAAGGCTTCATGTTCTGGTGGCATGAAGCTTGAACCCAAGGCGTTTAGTGGCAAATTTCCTGCTCAG GTGCGGTTCAAAATTGCTTCTGATTGTTTCCCAATACCCGAAAGCATTTTCAAAAAAGCCATCAAGGATAATTATAATGAAAAGCACAAGTTCAGAACAGAACTTACTGTTAGACAA GTTAGGAAGCTCACTCAACTTTTCCGCCCAGTCGGAATTCATTCCGCCGTGCACCCTGTGCATTCCCAACCAAAAGTAATTATTCAGGAAAGGGAGATTCGTTCAGCTGTGCAACCTGTCCACTCCCAACCAAAAGTAATAATTAGAGAAAGGGAATCTTCGGACAGTGTTAGGGGATCATGGACCCATTTGCAGAGGGAAAGCTATAATGTGCGCTCTATTAATAGGGATCAATTTGACCGGCGAGAGGAAATTGCTGATGATCTGTTTCGAGTGGAAATTCCTCATGATCTGTTTCGAATGGAGGGCTATACACCATCTCATCTCCCAAGAGATAGAAGAAATGTGGCTACTACTTCTCATGTTAATCCTTTATTGGAATATTATGAGGGAGACTATCAACCCTATCACCTGGACCGTGGCTATCCAAGAAATGTCTCGGCTCATGTCGAAAGTCTTCGAACTGATCCTCTTTATTTGGATGACAGTTGGGATCCTTATCATGCCTATCACCGTGGTGTTTCAGCTAGGGATGCATATTTTGCACCTTTAAGTAGGGAGGAAATCTCTCCAAACTCATATTTGGCTGGGGGAAGACCTTTTGTGGGGACGGATAACTTGCCAAGGAGAGAGGCCGTTCAAGATAGACATTACCCAATATATTCTGCTCCTGATGCTTTGTCTGATCACCATCGAATGCGGCCATATCATGGAGACAAGTTTGAAGCTTCACGTGGGCCAGTTTCATCTCGTTACTCTTTTGCTGGCCCTTCATTTCACCGCCAATAA